In one window of Maribacter sp. BPC-D8 DNA:
- a CDS encoding M61 family metallopeptidase, whose product MRYLLIILLFGLQSTQLVAQTNNYAISFENAVHHEATVSATFEQIAEDTLALRMSRTSPGRYALHEFAKNVYNFKATDSEGNDLTISRTNPYAWNVSGHDGTVKISYTLFANRGDGTYSQIDESHAHLNIPATFMYAPSLNERKIEVDFKTRDDLNWKVATQLPHVKDNTYSAPNLYYFMDSPTELSNHKVREFKVDGQTIKLALHDPGTEEEADTYFEKVKKVVLAEKDVFGELPTFDYGSYTFLACYMPNASGDGMEHRNSTILTSTRTLANGGMDGNIGTVSHEFFHSWNVERIRPKSLEPFNFEEANMSGELWFAEGFTSYYTNFILCRAGLITPENYVEGLTGTFNYVWNSPARQFFNPIEMSYQAPFVDASTSVDPVNRENTFISYYSYGSVLGLALDLSLREKDLNLDDFMKLVWNTYGKTENPYTIENLNKALNLYAGKEFGDNFFNSFIYKSEMPLYNELFKTVGVSLSQNTETAYFGAAVSITDDLNGKIRSNTKIGSPAYIAGLDKDDIITTINGDKFPNGIQFDTFIKDGFKPNDILSITFLRDGLERKTEVTLSSNPNYAISLVEKNEKAPSKKVLKNRKAWLKVD is encoded by the coding sequence ATGCGCTACCTTCTTATTATATTATTATTTGGTTTACAATCTACTCAACTAGTTGCACAAACCAACAATTACGCCATCTCTTTCGAAAATGCCGTTCATCATGAGGCTACGGTTTCAGCCACGTTTGAGCAAATAGCTGAAGATACTTTAGCGTTAAGAATGAGCAGAACTTCGCCAGGCAGATATGCTTTACATGAATTTGCAAAAAACGTCTATAACTTTAAGGCTACCGACAGTGAAGGCAATGACTTAACTATTTCAAGAACTAATCCGTACGCATGGAACGTCTCTGGGCATGATGGTACCGTTAAAATATCGTACACCCTTTTTGCGAATAGAGGCGATGGCACCTATTCTCAAATAGATGAGTCTCATGCACATTTAAATATTCCGGCAACATTTATGTATGCCCCTTCACTCAATGAAAGAAAAATTGAGGTAGATTTTAAAACTAGAGATGATTTAAATTGGAAAGTTGCCACACAGTTACCACACGTAAAAGACAATACCTATAGCGCTCCAAATCTGTATTATTTTATGGATAGCCCGACGGAGTTAAGCAACCATAAAGTACGAGAATTCAAAGTAGACGGGCAAACGATAAAACTAGCATTACACGACCCTGGCACTGAAGAAGAAGCCGATACGTATTTTGAGAAAGTGAAAAAAGTAGTGCTTGCCGAAAAGGATGTTTTCGGAGAGTTACCAACCTTTGACTATGGTTCTTATACCTTTTTAGCTTGCTATATGCCAAATGCTTCTGGTGACGGTATGGAGCACAGAAACTCAACCATTTTAACCAGTACACGGACATTAGCCAACGGAGGAATGGATGGTAATATCGGTACCGTTTCTCATGAGTTTTTTCATAGTTGGAATGTGGAACGTATACGACCAAAATCTTTAGAACCTTTCAATTTTGAGGAAGCCAATATGAGCGGCGAACTATGGTTTGCAGAAGGTTTTACCAGCTACTACACCAATTTTATACTTTGCAGAGCAGGATTGATTACGCCTGAAAACTATGTGGAAGGATTAACCGGGACTTTCAACTATGTATGGAATTCACCTGCAAGACAATTTTTTAACCCCATAGAAATGAGTTACCAAGCTCCTTTCGTTGACGCATCAACTTCTGTAGACCCCGTAAATAGAGAAAATACCTTTATTTCTTACTATTCTTACGGTAGCGTTCTCGGTTTGGCTCTTGACCTTTCTTTAAGAGAGAAAGACTTGAATTTAGATGACTTTATGAAACTGGTTTGGAATACCTACGGAAAAACTGAAAATCCGTATACCATAGAAAATCTTAATAAGGCTTTAAACCTTTATGCTGGTAAAGAATTTGGAGATAACTTCTTCAATAGTTTTATTTACAAAAGCGAAATGCCGCTATATAACGAACTATTTAAAACCGTAGGTGTTAGTTTGTCCCAAAACACTGAAACTGCCTATTTCGGTGCCGCTGTATCTATAACAGATGATTTAAATGGTAAAATTAGAAGCAATACCAAAATTGGTAGTCCCGCTTATATTGCTGGTCTCGATAAGGATGATATTATTACCACAATTAATGGCGATAAATTCCCGAACGGAATTCAATTCGATACGTTTATCAAAGATGGGTTTAAGCCAAATGATATTCTTTCAATAACATTTTTAAGAGATGGTTTAGAAAGAAAAACGGAAGTCACTTTATCTTCAAATCCTAACTATGCAATTAGCTTGGTTGAGAAAAATGAAAAAGCTCCTTCAAAAAAAGTATTAAAAAATCGTAAAGCTTGGTTAAAAGTTGACTAA
- a CDS encoding response regulator, translated as MEYQLLLIEDDPIFTFLLEKGIKHAELKGDIISFSNGKPAIEYLTEEYKESNNYIIFLDLNMPIMNGWEFMDQLETFAKVDNCMVFVLTSSAYRNDIERLNKKPLVADFVTKPITEYLLNGIKETIEDRFEKNQTI; from the coding sequence ATGGAGTATCAACTATTACTTATCGAAGACGATCCAATTTTTACTTTTTTACTCGAAAAAGGAATTAAACATGCCGAATTAAAAGGTGATATCATTAGTTTTTCTAATGGAAAGCCTGCTATAGAATATTTAACCGAAGAATATAAAGAATCGAACAACTATATCATATTTCTTGACCTCAACATGCCCATAATGAACGGTTGGGAATTTATGGATCAATTAGAAACATTTGCAAAAGTTGACAACTGCATGGTTTTTGTCTTGACTTCTTCTGCTTATCGTAATGATATAGAACGTTTAAACAAAAAACCCTTGGTAGCAGATTTCGTTACCAAACCAATTACCGAATATCTTTTAAATGGCATTAAAGAAACTATTGAAGATAGATTCGAAAAAAATCAGACTATATAA
- a CDS encoding PAS domain S-box protein — protein MNGSNILDTNRLETLMSYDIMDTHPEVIYDEITSLAASICDTPTSLISLVDDKRQFFKSHHGLDTTGTPIKDSFCKHIISEDIDLLIVEDTHKDDRFSNNSLVIGDPNVGFYAGASLTAENGSRLGTLCVIDYAPRKLNELQIKSLRTLAKQVVHLLDLRKSKKTEEDQKIDLEQKGKLLDNIVNATGIGIWERNLINDSLTLNEQALSIYGLNKTTLSEFKTDTWFSLIHKDDLAEVQKKMFDCLSHPSDGCSVQYRMLQKGGDYKWIQDKGKVLQWSDDKKPQLMYGTVQDITEKKNYTTELQRVKNNQEAMINSTKDLMWSIDLEYRLITANTAFHQLVKKIQGTPFSEGDFVFSEQVAKQITKKWKAYYNRALTTGAFSVKQKIQDPEKFWTTYGLTSFDLLYNKEGEKIGITCFSKDITSEVLSQQVLISAKEELQKIMDTSLDIICTLDEDGYFLNVNKACTQIWGYEPKDIIGTRYLELVYDEDIKLSEDSAESVLSGKKVVNFENRYKHKNGAIVPMLWSSNWDEKDRVYYCIAKDNTEKKKSELQLENSERRFKTLVQESSDIISILDLEANFTYVSPSTMKVLGADPEYYIGTNAFDYIHVNDVERVRERFNSIIHSDSVEIEPFRFKDINGGWKWFENIITNQLSEPSINGLVVTTRDITARKKAEEELENSERRYKTLVQEGSDMICIVDEKAIFSYASPTSTKILNITPEEFVGTNAFDHVHPDDYDMVYNEFIKVHDIPQVNIKPFRFKHGSGHWIWLETVITNKLDEPTIKGIVVNSKDVTTKVLHLNAIEEQNAQLKKIAWTQSHIVRAPVARLMGLINLLTDDKGKLNVEEKEQVLNYIFTSADEIDNVIKDIVENTINVIDIEEN, from the coding sequence ATGAACGGGAGTAATATTTTAGATACGAATAGATTAGAAACATTGATGTCTTATGACATTATGGACACGCACCCAGAGGTCATTTATGATGAAATAACATCACTTGCAGCCTCTATTTGTGATACCCCTACAAGCCTAATTTCTTTGGTAGATGATAAAAGACAATTTTTTAAATCTCACCATGGTTTAGATACTACTGGAACACCTATAAAAGATTCGTTCTGTAAACATATCATAAGCGAAGACATTGACTTATTAATTGTAGAAGACACTCATAAAGACGATCGATTTAGCAACAACAGTCTTGTTATAGGCGACCCCAATGTTGGTTTTTATGCCGGTGCATCGTTAACCGCAGAAAATGGTTCTCGTCTAGGTACTCTATGTGTTATTGACTATGCACCGAGAAAACTTAACGAGCTTCAAATTAAAAGCCTTAGAACACTTGCCAAACAGGTTGTTCATTTACTAGATCTTCGTAAATCTAAAAAGACTGAAGAAGATCAAAAAATAGACTTGGAACAAAAAGGTAAACTTCTAGACAATATTGTCAATGCTACAGGAATTGGCATTTGGGAACGTAATCTTATCAATGACTCACTTACCTTAAACGAACAAGCACTTAGTATTTATGGTTTAAACAAAACAACTTTATCTGAGTTTAAAACCGATACATGGTTTAGCCTTATTCACAAAGATGATTTAGCTGAAGTACAGAAAAAAATGTTCGATTGCTTAAGCCATCCTTCTGATGGATGTAGTGTTCAATATAGAATGTTACAAAAAGGAGGCGATTACAAATGGATACAAGACAAGGGAAAAGTACTTCAGTGGAGTGATGATAAGAAACCACAATTAATGTACGGTACCGTACAAGATATCACTGAAAAAAAGAATTATACTACAGAGCTTCAAAGAGTTAAAAACAACCAAGAAGCCATGATTAATAGTACCAAAGACTTAATGTGGTCTATTGATTTAGAATACAGACTAATAACTGCAAATACCGCATTTCACCAACTAGTTAAAAAAATTCAAGGTACACCCTTCAGTGAAGGTGACTTCGTTTTCTCTGAGCAAGTAGCCAAGCAGATTACAAAAAAATGGAAAGCCTACTATAATAGAGCTCTTACAACAGGTGCCTTTTCTGTGAAACAAAAAATTCAAGATCCTGAAAAATTCTGGACGACTTATGGGCTTACTTCATTTGACCTTTTATATAATAAAGAAGGCGAAAAAATAGGTATTACTTGTTTTTCTAAAGATATTACATCAGAAGTATTGTCTCAACAAGTACTTATAAGTGCTAAAGAAGAGCTACAAAAAATAATGGACACTTCTCTAGACATTATTTGCACCCTAGATGAAGATGGATATTTCTTAAACGTTAACAAAGCATGTACACAAATTTGGGGTTATGAACCTAAAGATATTATAGGTACTCGATATCTTGAATTGGTTTATGATGAAGATATTAAATTATCCGAAGATTCTGCTGAATCTGTTTTATCTGGCAAAAAAGTTGTCAATTTTGAAAATAGGTATAAGCACAAAAATGGAGCTATAGTACCAATGCTATGGTCATCTAATTGGGACGAAAAAGACAGAGTTTACTATTGTATTGCAAAAGATAATACTGAAAAGAAGAAATCTGAGCTACAATTAGAAAATAGCGAACGCCGATTTAAAACTTTAGTTCAAGAGAGTAGTGACATTATTTCTATTTTAGATTTAGAAGCTAATTTTACATACGTAAGCCCTAGTACAATGAAAGTACTAGGTGCTGATCCTGAATATTATATTGGCACGAATGCCTTTGACTATATTCACGTAAATGATGTAGAAAGGGTAAGAGAAAGATTTAATTCTATAATACATAGTGACTCCGTTGAAATAGAACCGTTTAGATTTAAAGATATTAATGGTGGATGGAAATGGTTTGAGAACATTATAACAAACCAACTAAGTGAGCCTTCAATAAATGGACTAGTTGTTACCACAAGAGATATTACTGCAAGGAAAAAAGCAGAAGAGGAATTAGAAAATAGCGAACGTCGTTACAAAACACTGGTTCAAGAAGGTAGTGATATGATCTGCATTGTAGATGAAAAGGCAATTTTCTCTTATGCAAGCCCTACTTCAACCAAAATTTTAAATATTACACCCGAAGAGTTCGTAGGTACTAATGCTTTTGATCATGTTCACCCAGATGATTATGATATGGTTTACAACGAATTCATAAAAGTTCATGACATTCCACAAGTGAATATCAAACCATTTCGTTTTAAGCATGGATCTGGTCATTGGATCTGGTTAGAAACCGTTATCACCAATAAACTCGATGAACCTACTATTAAAGGTATAGTTGTAAATTCTAAAGATGTTACCACGAAAGTGCTACACCTAAACGCGATTGAAGAACAAAATGCTCAGCTTAAAAAAATTGCATGGACACAATCGCATATTGTAAGAGCACCTGTGGCAAGATTAATGGGTTTAATTAACTTATTGACAGACGATAAAGGAAAATTAAACGTTGAAGAGAAAGAACAAGTGCTAAATTATATATTTACCTCTGCAGATGAAATAGATAATGTCATTAAAGACATTGTTGAAAACACTATAAACGTAATTGATATAGAAGAAAATTAA
- a CDS encoding aminotransferase class I/II-fold pyridoxal phosphate-dependent enzyme, whose protein sequence is MTQLPKKLLKVLENRKKEETFRSLNSHDGLIDFLSNDYLGFATNETLFSKTFQLLLTESVASNGSGGSRLLSGNHKLYKKLEPLLVEFYKSNAALVFNSGYDANMGLFSAVPQRGDLIFYDEFVHASIREGIRMSNAKAYSFLHNDLSSLKEKVALNTSRNDHEDYAVYIVTESVFSMDGDTPDLKAFAKFATANGYHLIVDEAHAVGVLGSNGEGLIPELGLEKDVFARTVTFGKAFGCHGAAVLGSEDLKDYLVNFAKPFIYTTALTPHTLATIITAHEYMGELGKEPKSLLTENIVYFKKQLGLHKIEQFFIPSDTAIQGCIISGSKKAKLVSKKLIDKGFNIKAILSPTVPEGQERLRICLHSFNSKEEIGLLVKLLASFI, encoded by the coding sequence ATGACCCAACTACCTAAAAAATTATTGAAAGTATTAGAAAATCGTAAAAAAGAGGAGACCTTTCGCTCTTTAAACTCCCATGACGGACTAATAGATTTTCTTTCTAATGACTACTTAGGGTTTGCGACCAATGAAACGTTATTTTCTAAAACATTTCAATTACTATTAACAGAAAGTGTTGCGTCGAATGGTTCTGGGGGATCTCGACTTTTATCTGGCAATCATAAACTCTATAAAAAATTAGAGCCGTTATTAGTTGAGTTTTATAAATCAAATGCAGCTTTAGTATTTAATTCGGGCTACGATGCCAACATGGGTCTTTTTAGTGCAGTGCCCCAACGTGGCGATTTAATATTTTATGATGAGTTTGTTCATGCCAGTATAAGAGAAGGTATACGAATGAGCAATGCTAAGGCATATAGTTTTTTACATAACGATTTGTCTAGCCTAAAGGAAAAGGTAGCGCTAAATACAAGTAGAAATGACCATGAAGATTACGCTGTTTATATAGTAACCGAAAGTGTTTTTTCTATGGATGGTGATACGCCCGACTTAAAAGCATTTGCAAAGTTTGCAACAGCTAACGGGTATCATTTAATCGTAGATGAAGCTCATGCAGTTGGTGTTTTAGGAAGTAATGGGGAAGGACTAATACCAGAATTAGGTCTAGAGAAAGATGTTTTTGCAAGAACGGTAACATTTGGTAAAGCCTTTGGTTGCCATGGTGCAGCTGTACTTGGTTCTGAAGATTTGAAAGATTATTTGGTAAATTTTGCTAAACCATTCATTTATACTACAGCATTAACGCCACATACCTTGGCAACAATTATTACGGCGCATGAATATATGGGTGAACTGGGAAAGGAGCCCAAATCGTTATTAACCGAAAATATAGTTTATTTTAAAAAGCAGCTGGGCTTACATAAAATCGAACAGTTTTTTATACCAAGTGATACCGCCATACAAGGATGCATAATTTCTGGTTCTAAAAAAGCCAAATTGGTGTCGAAAAAATTAATTGATAAAGGTTTCAATATAAAGGCAATTCTATCGCCTACTGTACCAGAGGGTCAAGAACGACTTAGAATATGTTTGCATAGTTTTAATTCTAAAGAAGAAATAGGACTTTTAGTAAAATTGTTAGCTAGCTTTATATAA
- a CDS encoding DUF2007 domain-containing protein codes for MEDKFYQLASFEYVADVQIVKGKLESEGIPVFLRDENTLNSDPLISNAIGGVKLQVYSKDKERAIAIYDEIRAYAVDNDGEPIVCPNCKAQKSEPYYNSKGVFYKLFPFFEKRKYKCLNCGMITNSK; via the coding sequence ATGGAAGATAAATTTTATCAGCTAGCTTCTTTTGAGTACGTAGCCGATGTGCAAATTGTAAAAGGCAAATTAGAGTCTGAAGGTATACCGGTATTTCTAAGAGATGAGAACACCTTAAATTCAGATCCGTTAATTAGCAATGCCATCGGCGGAGTAAAATTGCAAGTATATTCTAAAGATAAAGAACGTGCAATTGCCATTTATGATGAGATAAGGGCTTATGCTGTAGATAATGACGGGGAACCTATTGTTTGCCCTAACTGCAAGGCTCAAAAATCTGAACCATATTATAACAGCAAGGGAGTATTTTATAAACTTTTTCCATTTTTTGAAAAAAGAAAATATAAGTGCCTAAATTGTGGAATGATCACTAACTCAAAGTAA
- the bioD gene encoding dethiobiotin synthase — protein MQKIFVTGISTEVGKTIASAIFTEALQADYWKPVQAGDLDNTDTDKVKRLISNEKSKFHPSSYNLKAAMSPHAAAEIEGIEIDRFHINEPETDNNLIIEGSGGILVPLNDEDTMFDIIMPDYKVVVVSRNYLGSINHSLLTIKWLLHKGYDVSVLFSGDANPHTENIILHKTGVSLIGRIDEEKEFNKEVIKKYADKFDGILRTL, from the coding sequence ATGCAAAAGATATTTGTAACAGGAATTTCAACAGAGGTAGGTAAAACTATTGCATCGGCAATTTTTACCGAAGCATTACAAGCAGATTATTGGAAACCGGTACAAGCAGGTGATTTAGATAACACTGATACAGATAAGGTGAAACGATTGATATCTAACGAGAAATCTAAATTTCACCCAAGTAGCTATAATTTAAAAGCAGCTATGAGTCCGCATGCAGCGGCTGAAATTGAAGGTATTGAAATTGATAGATTTCATATTAATGAACCAGAAACAGACAACAATTTAATTATTGAGGGATCTGGCGGTATTTTGGTTCCTTTAAATGATGAAGATACCATGTTCGACATCATCATGCCCGATTATAAAGTTGTAGTGGTTTCTAGAAATTATTTGGGTAGCATTAATCATTCGCTATTGACTATAAAATGGTTGTTGCACAAAGGTTATGATGTGTCGGTATTATTTAGCGGAGATGCAAATCCTCATACAGAAAATATTATTCTTCATAAAACAGGAGTATCGTTAATAGGTAGAATAGATGAAGAAAAAGAATTCAACAAAGAGGTGATTAAAAAGTATGCCGATAAATTTGACGGTATTTTAAGAACGTTATAG
- a CDS encoding ArnT family glycosyltransferase: MPLKRNEKAFLDFSELKNTAVFCLFFLITFFIRFPFFFRDYVDRDESTFILLGQSWANGFLPYTQLWDLKPPLTFAFFAGIISIFGKSFIAIRLAGVFLVVITTFYTYKIALTMIPKKASILVGAFCIVLLSLFGSLQGVMSEHICIALFVPAIYLLQSKKSNAYIFLAGVLMGATVMVKLNMAFPILFIGLYLVYESIFTKKNSNFFSILLFSIGVLAVIFATIIPYYLSDQTYIWWESVVLAPLEYTGARRYSIFKLAPIFVITGLFLVYAYKSKKLDFKNRTIQILLVGILGVLFSFAKGGRINGHYLIQLHPMLLILVGIVIYNLIAQYKPKLPVYAAFIALLIPAESYIEYVNVIQNKFEKGTFFNGEGFSAPQYILEHNLDTENILFFEYHIGYWNLDTLPPTTASTHPSNICRDELFPFYDNPRKNSIEELTYIMEDLQPKTVVIRKGRRILDKKEIEENEYIDAYLAKHYKVFATVDNAEILQRL; encoded by the coding sequence ATGCCCTTAAAAAGAAACGAAAAAGCGTTTTTAGATTTTTCCGAATTGAAGAATACAGCCGTATTCTGCCTATTCTTTTTAATTACTTTTTTTATTCGTTTTCCTTTTTTCTTTAGAGACTATGTCGATCGCGATGAAAGTACCTTTATTCTTTTAGGTCAATCTTGGGCTAATGGTTTTTTACCTTATACCCAGTTGTGGGATCTAAAGCCACCGCTAACGTTTGCTTTTTTCGCTGGCATTATATCCATATTTGGCAAAAGTTTTATAGCTATTCGGCTCGCCGGTGTATTTCTAGTGGTCATTACTACATTTTACACCTATAAGATTGCTCTTACTATGATACCTAAAAAGGCTTCTATTTTAGTTGGGGCATTCTGTATTGTTCTTTTAAGCCTTTTTGGTAGTCTACAAGGTGTAATGTCTGAACATATTTGCATTGCATTATTTGTACCAGCTATTTACCTTCTGCAATCAAAGAAATCTAATGCCTATATTTTCTTGGCAGGAGTATTAATGGGTGCCACGGTTATGGTGAAATTAAACATGGCTTTCCCTATTTTATTTATTGGCTTATACCTGGTTTACGAGAGTATATTTACAAAAAAGAATAGTAATTTTTTCTCTATTCTGTTATTTAGCATAGGCGTACTAGCTGTAATTTTCGCTACCATAATACCTTATTATTTAAGTGACCAAACCTATATATGGTGGGAATCTGTAGTACTAGCCCCTTTAGAATATACCGGAGCAAGAAGATATTCCATTTTTAAACTCGCACCTATTTTTGTAATTACAGGACTATTTCTTGTATACGCCTACAAAAGCAAAAAGCTTGACTTCAAGAACAGAACTATTCAGATACTTTTAGTCGGTATTTTAGGAGTCTTATTTTCTTTTGCAAAAGGCGGAAGAATCAATGGCCACTACCTTATACAATTACACCCCATGTTACTTATTTTAGTGGGGATTGTCATCTACAACTTAATAGCGCAGTACAAACCAAAACTACCAGTTTATGCCGCATTTATTGCGTTATTGATTCCTGCTGAAAGTTATATTGAATATGTAAATGTAATACAGAACAAATTTGAAAAAGGCACTTTCTTTAATGGGGAAGGGTTTTCTGCCCCGCAGTATATTTTAGAACATAATTTAGATACTGAAAACATCCTATTTTTTGAATACCATATCGGATACTGGAATTTAGACACCTTACCACCTACCACAGCTTCTACACACCCAAGCAATATTTGTAGAGATGAGCTATTTCCTTTTTATGACAACCCCAGAAAGAATTCTATCGAGGAGCTTACATATATCATGGAAGATTTACAACCCAAAACTGTTGTAATACGAAAAGGGCGACGAATTTTAGATAAAAAAGAAATTGAGGAAAATGAATATATAGATGCCTATTTAGCGAAACATTATAAGGTATTTGCTACAGTAGATAATGCTGAAATTTTACAGCGACTATAA
- the bioA gene encoding adenosylmethionine--8-amino-7-oxononanoate transaminase, whose product MKVENLSTRDKKYLWHPLTQHKLGKPQLPITKAKGVLLFDEEGKEYIDGIASWYTVMYGHANDYIISAMTEQMQKLDFVMFSGLTHEPAIELSEKLMAILPDNQAKIFFNDNGSTAIEAAIKMSLQYFHNNGEKRDTLIAFEDGFHGDTFGAMSASGLSSYNGPFEDFLLKVVRIPTPQKDNIEEVKSRLSEILKENSCAAFVFEPLVQGAAGMKFHSAEGLDALIGLCQEHEVLCIADEIMTGFGKTGKNFASDNLTNKPDVICLSKALTAGMFPLSITSCSQKIYDRFLSDEVHKGFFHAHTFSAHPLGCAAALAGIELLNSPEIIERRIYIENAHNAYASKIQNHKKVKEVRVMGAILAIDLEIKMERYGSLRDELYNFFLERGVLLRPLGNTIYTLPPYVITDAQLQKIYDAITEALDTF is encoded by the coding sequence ATGAAAGTGGAAAATCTATCTACACGAGATAAAAAATATTTATGGCATCCGTTAACTCAACATAAGTTGGGTAAACCACAATTACCTATAACTAAAGCAAAGGGAGTATTATTGTTTGATGAGGAAGGAAAAGAATATATAGACGGTATTGCATCTTGGTATACCGTAATGTACGGTCATGCCAATGACTATATTATTTCTGCAATGACCGAGCAAATGCAAAAGTTAGATTTTGTAATGTTCAGTGGCTTAACTCACGAACCAGCAATAGAATTATCTGAAAAATTGATGGCCATTTTGCCTGATAATCAGGCAAAAATATTCTTCAACGATAATGGTTCTACGGCTATTGAGGCAGCTATAAAAATGTCGCTTCAGTATTTTCATAATAACGGAGAAAAAAGAGATACCCTAATCGCGTTTGAAGATGGTTTTCATGGCGATACGTTTGGTGCCATGAGTGCATCGGGTCTGTCGTCGTACAATGGTCCGTTTGAAGATTTTTTATTAAAAGTTGTACGAATACCTACTCCGCAAAAAGATAACATAGAAGAAGTAAAAAGCAGGCTGTCTGAAATTTTGAAAGAAAATAGCTGTGCAGCATTTGTTTTTGAACCATTAGTGCAAGGTGCTGCAGGTATGAAGTTTCATTCAGCTGAAGGGTTAGATGCTTTGATTGGTCTTTGTCAAGAGCATGAAGTATTGTGTATAGCAGATGAAATAATGACCGGTTTTGGTAAAACGGGTAAAAATTTTGCATCTGATAATTTAACGAATAAACCTGATGTTATTTGTTTGAGTAAAGCGCTAACGGCAGGTATGTTTCCGTTAAGTATTACCAGTTGTTCGCAGAAAATTTATGATCGTTTTCTTAGCGATGAGGTACATAAAGGTTTCTTTCATGCGCATACGTTTAGCGCGCATCCTTTAGGTTGTGCAGCTGCATTGGCGGGCATTGAACTTTTGAATTCGCCAGAAATTATAGAAAGAAGAATCTATATTGAAAATGCCCATAACGCATATGCTAGCAAAATTCAGAATCATAAAAAAGTAAAAGAAGTTAGGGTAATGGGTGCTATTCTTGCTATAGACCTTGAAATAAAAATGGAACGTTACGGTAGTTTACGAGACGAGCTATATAACTTCTTTTTAGAAAGAGGGGTATTGTTACGACCTTTAGGTAATACCATTTATACATTACCGCCCTACGTAATTACAGATGCCCAACTCCAAAAAATTTACGACGCCATCACTGAGGCTTTAGATACATTTTAG